TAGATTAAACAAAGATAACACGGAAGATTAATACTATAATAAGTTAAATGAGGTTAGGTGATATGTTGGTAGATTTGGATAACATTGCTATTCGAGGACTTCTCTCGAATCTCGTAGGCGAAGAAGGGATGAATGTTGTCCTGAAAATGCCTGAAGGTGAAGTCACTGATGAAGACGTATCTATAGTGACTGAAGTTCCTTTGAATATTGTCAGGCGTACTCTGTATATACTTTTTGAGAACAGGTTGGCGACTTACAGACGTGAAAGGAATAAAGATAGTGGTTGGCTCACATATTTGTGGAAAATTGATATGAGCGGGATAAATGAACTGCTCGAAAATGAGACAAATAAATTATTGAACAATCTCAAGGTCAAGCTCGAATTTGAAGATGAGAATATGTTCTACATTTGTGTGAACAATTGCGGAAGGTTTGTTTTTAACATTGTGGCAGAGACCGAATATCTCTGTCCAAGCTGTGGCGAAGAAGTGATTTTTGAAGATAATGAAAAAGTCAAGCAAATCTTGAGAAAACGTATCCAAGAGTTGCAGAACAATTGAAACCTGATAAATCTGAAGCCCTTGACCTACTTAGAATTTCAGGATGTAGCGAGAGGGTTTTGAAGCACTGTCTTATTGTGGCATATCACGCAAAAGATATCGCAGAGAAAATAAGACATAACGGATATCAGGTGGATGTGGAACTGGTCTTTATCGGGGCACTTGTACATGATATTGGTCGTTCCGTCACCCATGACATAAAACATGCAGTGGAAGGGGCACGTCTTGGAAAGGAATATGGTTTACATCCAGCTATCATTCGCATAATTGAAACCCATATCGGTGCAGGTATTCCGGAAAATGAAGCTCTAACTATAGGGCTACCTCCTGGAAATTATATGCCCACCACTCTTGAAGAAAAAATTGTTGCCCATGCAGATAATATGGTTGATGATGATCATATCGTTTCTATTACAGAAGAAGTAGATGCCCTCAGAAAAAAGGGAATGCATGAAAGCATTGTTAATAGAACAATTGAATTGGGTTTATATATTGATGAAATGATGGGTTAGAGATTTTCAGGGTCATTGTTCATCATCGCTGACCACCACCATACAGCCATGTCATGGGTATCTTTACTGAACTGGCCCGAGAGCCGGTATTCACCGTTCTTGTTACTGATGAGGCCGGCACCAAGTAATTTATTTCTCATGGAATAAAATGAAGCCTTTCCAATACCCAGTTCTTCAGAAGTTTCTTTCCATTCACTGGTCTTTATTGGTTCATTCTTTTTCTGCCTATCATCTATTAACATTATAAATTTTTTGCCAATCGATGCTGTTTTTTCTTCCTGGAAAAGTCTGCGCATTAATTCATAAAATGGGTCACGTGAACGACTTATTCTACTATTGGCATCCGAACGTACCCTGATGGTGGTCGATGTTCTTGGTGCATCTTTTACATATGTCATAAATATAACTATTATGTACTATCTAGAATAAAAAAGGATACCTTGACTCGACAATCCCAAGACTATATTTATATGGTATTGGTAATCGGCATTTTGAGTAAAGTTTTGACCATATCAATATAATCATCTTTTAATGAGTATACAATTGTGGTCTTGTAGGATTCTTTATGGGCATTAAGTATTCCCAGTTTTGAATGAATATATCCAATCATAGAAGCCACCATATTATGGGACACATCATATTTCTTAGAGAGAATATTATAAACTACATCTACAGTAGCTTCTTTCACATTTAAAAATATATTCAAAATGAAATTTCTAATTCCATCAGTATCTAATTCAATATATTTTTCAAGGCGTTTTTTAATCATTTCTTTAAGATATCCCATATCCATTGCTCCGTTTGGTTTAAGGATTTACTCA
This sequence is a window from ANME-2 cluster archaeon. Protein-coding genes within it:
- a CDS encoding transcription factor; this encodes MVDLDNIAIRGLLSNLVGEEGMNVVLKMPEGEVTDEDVSIVTEVPLNIVRRTLYILFENRLATYRRERNKDSGWLTYLWKIDMSGINELLENETNKLLNNLKVKLEFEDENMFYICVNNCGRFVFNIVAETEYLCPSCGEEVIFEDNEKVKQILRKRIQELQNN
- a CDS encoding DUF2551 domain-containing protein, with amino-acid sequence MGYLKEMIKKRLEKYIELDTDGIRNFILNIFLNVKEATVDVVYNILSKKYDVSHNMVASMIGYIHSKLGILNAHKESYKTTIVYSLKDDYIDMVKTLLKMPITNTI
- a CDS encoding TIGR00295 family protein is translated as MKPDKSEALDLLRISGCSERVLKHCLIVAYHAKDIAEKIRHNGYQVDVELVFIGALVHDIGRSVTHDIKHAVEGARLGKEYGLHPAIIRIIETHIGAGIPENEALTIGLPPGNYMPTTLEEKIVAHADNMVDDDHIVSITEEVDALRKKGMHESIVNRTIELGLYIDEMMG